DNA from Fusobacterium sp. DD2:
TGTCTTTTATGATGAAGTTTCTAAACGCAAAGTCCCCGTTGTAGAATCCACTTTTAAGTATTTTTACAGCAATTTTGATAAATTCTTCAACTAATGGATGCTCTAGGTCATCTTTTATGAATTTTTCCATAGTTGGTCCATGAAGATTTTTTGTAGTTACAGAGTATTTATCATATGATACAATTTCTGCTGTTAATATGCCTATTTTATTAAGTTCATCATTTATATATTTAAAATTATGCCCTGGGTATTTTCTTAATTGAAAAAAATATTTTATTTTTTTAGAAAACTTTGGAAAAAAGAGTTTTACAAACTCATCAGTTTCTCTATTATAGTATACGTGTGAATGCTTATGCTTATTAATTACTTCCATCTTTTTTCCTCCATATTTTAATTATACGTTAATTATAGCATAATTTTATAATAAGTTGGATATGATATAATTTGATGAAAAAAATATTTAAATTTGTTATAATAGAAGACAGAATAAAATTTTAAATGTGTAACAAGGAGAGAACAATGATTAATTTAGTTTTTTATGTAGACGTATTAGTAGTTGGTGGAATTGAGAAGGTTCTTATTGAATTACTGAAAAATATTGATTCAACAAAGTTTAAGGTTACTCTCTTAATTGGTTACAAGATGGATGAACTTGAAAAATTAAAAGGGGATATTCCTGAGAATATAAATGTAGAGTATGTTTTTCATGAAAGTTTTTATACATCATTAAAGAAAAAAAAGATAATGGGTAGGTTAAATAAACTTGAAAAAGTGCTGTTTGAAAGTTATTCCTGGTTGCGAAAATTAGTTTTAAAGAATAGAATAAAAAAAATGATAAAAGATAAAGATATACTAATTGATTATGATATGACTTTATCACCTTTTATTAATGAATTAAATATAAAAAAGGCTGCTTTTTGCCATTTCAGTTTAAAAAATTATAATAGGGGGATAAAAAGAAGACAAATAAGATTAGGAAAAAGATTGGCTCTATATAACAAAGTTTTTGTTATCTCTGGTGAGATGGAAAAAGAAGCTATTGAGATGTTTCCATTTCTTTCAGATAAAGTAGTAAAACTTTATAATTCATTTAATATAGATAAAATTAAAGAAAAAGCAGCAACTCCTGTTGAGGTAAAACATAAGTATATTCTTGCTATAGGTAGACTTGAAGAGACACAAAAAGATTTTGCAACTCTGATAAAAGGATATGCACAAGTGGCAAATCTTATAGATGAAAAGCTATATATAATTGGAGATGGAAGACATAAGGAAATTCTTCAAAATCTAGCTAAAGAGTTAGGAATAGAAGATAAAGTTGTATTTTTAGGATTTATATCCAATCCTTATCCCTATATAAAGAGAGCATCTTTATTTATTCATTCATCTAAATTTGAGGGGTTACCAACAGTCTTGATTGAAGCTTTAATTCTTGAAAAAATAATAATAGCAACTGATTGTCCAACTGGTCCAAAGGAAATTCTAAATAATGGTAAAAATGGAATACTTGTAAATGTTGGCGCACCAGATGAAATATCTTTAGGGATAAAAAAAGTGCTTCTTGACAGAGAAGATACATCTGAATATATTAAAAATATGAGAATTTGGGTAGATGAATTCGATTCTAAAAAAGTGTTAAAAAAATTTGAAAATATTATAACAAATGATTTATAAGAAGAGGGGACAATGAAACTGTTAAAAAAAGTAAGTAATGATTTTTCTTTATTTTCAATAGATGAGAGAGGTTTTAATCTTTTAGATAAAATTTTAAATAAAGAATTTGTAGTTCATAAAGAGTATAAAAATGATAAAAGAACCTATGTTGCAAAAGTTGAAATGGATGGAAATAATTATCTATTAAAGGTTTTTTATCCAAGGACAGTGTTAAAAAAAATGATGACTTTTGTAAAAAAAGGTGAGAGCTTAAAAACTCTTGAAAATATAACATTTTTTAGAGAAAAAGGGGTAAAAGAACTTGTTCCATGTATTGGAAGTATGGAAAAAAGAGAAAAAGGAGTCATAACTGAAGAGGTACTTCTTATGGAATTTTGTGAAGGGAGAAGACCTAAAACAGTAGATGATTTTCAAAAGATTATAAATGTACTGGGTAAAATATTTGATTTAGGAAGATATCATGGAGACTGTAACCCTGGGAATTTTCTAATTGATGGAAATGGAGAGGTTCGTGTAATAGATACTAAGTTAAAAAAAATGTATTTTGGAAATTATAGAAGACATTTTGATTTTCTTGTGCTAAAAAAATACTTACCTAAAAAGATAGAGTATCCTTATAATAAAAATATCTTTTATCTTTTTGCTGTATTGGTTAGAAAGATAAGAGATAAAAAAAATGATTACCATGAAAAAAAAGGAGAAAAAAATGACAGTACTGGAAAATAAGAAACTTGCATATAGAATAGGTGAAATTGGAGTATACCTTTATACTCTTAGTTTAATGGTATCTAAAGTTGGAATTAATATAAGTTTAGGACTAATGTTATTGGGATTAATAGGAATAGTTATTAAAAAAGAAAAATTAACTTTTATTAAAGAAGAAAAGATAATATTCTTATTTTTGATTCTTTTACCAATATTCAGTTTACTCTCTCCTGGAGGAGTTAAATCTTTTTCAATAGCATTTCAAAAAAATTATAGATATTTAGGTATATTTTTAATTCCAATATTTTTAACAAATAAAGAGATATTGAAAAAAACTGTTGGTCTTGTATCAATTTCATTTATCATATGTTTTGTTAATGCTATGAAAGTATATAAAGATTTAGGATGGAATATGGCATCAAGATTTGCCAGCTTTAGTGAAAATACATTAAATGAAGCACATATGTTAGCTATGCTGTCTATGTTTTTCTTCGTAATATTTATTTATTCTCTTAAAAATTGTCAGATAAAAATTAGAATATATAATTTTATAATTTTTATTTTATCAATGGTAGCACTTGTATTATCACAAGGAAGAGGAGCTTGGATAGCAACAGTAGGAAGCTTTATTTTTATATTAATACTATTGATTAGAGAAAATAAAAAAGCTGTATTTGTATTTTTGGCAGTTTTTCTTTTGCTAGGAGGAATTACTCAAACTGATACTTTTAAAAACAATCAGTATGTGCAAAGAATAAAAAGTATAAAAGATATAGATAATGACTCGCCTAAAATTAGACTTCTTATGTGGGAAGGAGCAGCTAATATATTTAAGAAAAATCCTGTATTTGGAGTAGGAAGGGATAATTCAGGTAAATATTATTTAGATTATTTTGAAAAAACTGGAAGTTATTCAAAAGTTCATGATGGAGCTTCTCTTAAAAGAATTGCAATAGCTGGAAATGCTCATAGCATGTATTTTACATCTTTATGTGAAGAAGGATTATTAGCGTTTGTATTTGTTGCTATGTTAGCTTATATTTTTTATGAAGAGGTTGCACTTTATAGAAAAAGTAAGGATAATCTGTTTATTCATTATGTGATTATTGCTGTTACAGGGATGTTAGTAGCTTTTTGTATTGGAGGACTTACTGAAGATTCATGGAGAGAAATATGGAAATCTAATACTCTGTGTTGGGGTATAGGACTATATATTGCGATTAAAAAGAACTATTTAAATTTGAAAAAATAGAGTTATCTATTCTTTTATTGTGATGAAAAAGTAAAGATAAAGTGAGTGGGAGAAAAGATGAAAGTAGTGTTTAATACAGATTCTCTGATTATGGGAGGATCTGAAAAATTAGCTATGCAGTATGTAAAATATTTGGCCAAGGAGTTTGATGTTCTTTTGCTTATAAATGAAGATAATGGAGATGAAGGGAATATTCTTTTAAAAGAAATTCCTGAAAATGTCGATTATTCTTTTGTTGTGGATAAATCCATTATTGCGAAGATAAATAAGTATAGAAAATTGAAAAATAAAAATTTTTTGTATAAAATTCCATACAATTATTTTATGAAACAGCGTAGAAAAAATTATAGAAAGAATATAAAAAAGATATTAGAAACACTTGATTATGATGTATTTATTGATTTTGCCTGTAAACTTCCATGTGATCTTGCAAATAAGAAAACTATTACATGGCTACATACAAATATGGAAAATATGCGGAAAAAACATTATTATGAGAAAAAATTTAAAAAATCTCAAAAGGTTGTAGTTATAACTGAAAATATGAAAAAACAATTTAAAGAGGCATTCCCAGATATTCCAAATGTAGAGATGCTTTATAATCCATTTGATATTGAAGAAATAAGAAGAGAAGCAATAAATAGTGAAAATATGAGTTCTCAGGATTTGGAATACATAAAGGATAAATATATTTTATCTTGTTCACGCCTTGATAAAAACAAGGATATTGAGAGCTTGATATTAGCTTTTAAAGGTATTAAAAATAAAATAGATGAAAAATTATATATTATTGGTGATGGACCAGAAAGACATAATCTGGAAAACTTAGTAAAGGAGTTAAGGTTAGAAGATAGAATTGTTTTTCTGGGAACCAAAGTAAATCCTTATATTTGGATGAAAAATTCTGATTTATTTGTACATAGTTCAAAAGAAGAGGGATTTGGAATGGTTTTAGTTGAGGCTCTTATAAATGAATGTGTAGTTGTAGCTACAGATTGTCCAGTTGGTCCAAGAGAGATTTTAGATAATGGAAAATATGGAATTTTGACACCAGTTGGGGATGTTGAAAAAATGAGTAGTTCTATTTTAAGAGGTCTTAATGATAAAGAATTAAGAAAACAACTTAAAGAGCTGAGTCATGAAAGAATTACAAAGTTTTCAGATAGTGAAATTTTTAAACAGTTAAGAAAGTTAATACTGATAAAGGAGTAATTTTATGAGAAAAAAAGAGATTCCTGTTCTTATGTATCATCAATTTAAAGATAAAAAAGATGATACAGTGAAGATAAAATCATTTGTAACAGCTAAAGAGTTTGAAAGGCAGTTAAAGATTTTAAAATTTCTTGGGTATGAAACTATAACATTTAGAGATCTTGAAAAAATAGGTTTAGAAAACAGAGATAGAAGAAAATATATAATTCTTACTGTAGATGATGGATATAAAGATAATTATGAAATTATGTTTCCTCTTTTAAAAAAATATAATATGAAAGCAGTAATTTTTCTCGTTTCAGATTTAAAGTATAACAAGTGGGATGTAGAAAAATACGGGGAAGAAAAATTACACCTTATGGATGAAAATGAAGTAAGAGAGATGATCTCAAGTGGATTGATTGAATTTGGTGGTCACACTTGTAATCATTGTGATTTTTTTGATGTTGGAATAGAGGAAGCTAAGAAAGAGATTTTTGACAATAAAACAGCTCTTGAAAATAAATATAATATAAAACTTACAACTTTTGCTTATCCTTATGGACATCTTAATGAAGATGTGAAAAGCTTGGTAAAAGAAGCAGGGTATAAGTTTGCAGTGTCTACAAATACAGGAAGCGGAAATATTGATGATGATAGATATGAGATTAGAAGAAGCGGTATAGATAGAACATCACTTTTTGATTTTTTGAGAAAGATATCTTATAGATATTCTATTTATAAGGGTCAAAAATGGTTAAAGAAAACTAAATAAACTTAAGTAGTAGGAGAAAAAATGAAAAAATGCCTAATTGTGCCATATTTTGGTAATTTTACTAATTATTTTCAATTGACATTAAATTCTTGTGGGAAAAATTCTGATTTTGATTGGCTTATTTTTACAGATAATAAAAAAGATTACAATTATCCTAAAAATGTAAAGCTATATAGAATGGAGTTTTCTCAATTTAAAGAACTGGTTCAAAATAAATTTGATTTTAAAATATCTTTGGAAAAGCCATATAAGTTATGTGACTTTAAGCCTGCATTTGGCTACATATTAAGTGATTATTTGAAAGAATATGACTGGTGGGGTTATTGTGATTTAGATGTTATTTTTGGAAAACTGTCAAATTTTATAACTGAAGAGATGCTTGAAAAATATAAGAAAATATTTGTATTTGGTCATTTTACTTTAATGAAGAATGAGAAAAAAGTAAATGAATTATTTAAAGCAAGTTTAAATGGAATAGAGCTGCATAAAGAAGTGTTTCAGACAGATAAAAGTTGTTTTTTTGATGAGACATGGGGAGGCAATAGAACAATAAATAATATTTTCAAAAGTCAGAGGCTTCCTATCTTTACAACTAATTATAGTGCTGACATTTATCCAAATAAAGTTGAATTTATTTCTATTAAATCAGATGTAAGTGGAAATAAGATTAGAAGAGAAAAGTGGATAAGGAGTTTCTTTATATATGATAATGGTCATATAATGAGATATTTTATTCAGGGAAAAGAGTTGGTAAAAAAAGAATATATGTATATTCATCTTCAAAAAAGGAAAATGAAATTAGATTCTTTAAAGAATATTGATAGATATAAAATAATTCCAAATTTATTTACTAATATTGAGTGTGATAATATTAATCGAGAATCTTTTAAGAAAATTGCTTATAGAAATATAAATTTAGATTATATTTTGTTGAAAATAAAGCATCATTATATTTCTAAAAGATTACGAGTTTTAAAAAAATCAATAAATAAAAAACTAAATAAATTGATACAGAAATAGGGAGACAAAAATGAGAAATATTTTAGAAAAGATTACAGCAAAGATGGAAGATTTTCTTCATGAAAATCTTATGTTTATTTTACTAATTAGTATATTTAACTATTTAGGATATGCCAGTTCCAGGTATATATTTGGAAAATATATGTATAGTTCAATTTTAAACAAGGGGTTTAAATTGATATTTGGGTATTTAAATATAACTTTATTTTTTATTTTGATATTTTTTATGGTATTTTTATTAAGTAAAAAAGTATCTAAATTTATAATGAGACTATTTTTCTTATTGTCTCTATTTCTATTTATAATAGATGCTTTTTTAATGTCAAAATTTCATTTGATTATAAATGGTACAACAGTGCAGATATTAGCTGAAACTAACAATAGTGAATCTATGGAATTTTTAAAAAGTAATATAAGTATAGGAAGTATAGTTCTTATATTTATTTTATTTTTCTTATGCTATTTGATTCCTAAAATAAAAGTGAACATAAGATCAAAAAAAGTGTTACTTGTCATAGCTGTTCTATCATTTGCTCAGATATTTGGAATAAAATCAAATCTAAGAGCGTTACCAATACAAAGACTTGCTGATGGAATTTCAATTGCTAAAGAAAATAAAAGAATTTATGAAGAATTAAAAAATAAGATAAATAATGATGTTGAAATAGTGGAAAATAATTCAAAAATTCCTAATGTTGTTTTTATAATAGGTGAATCTACAACAAGAAATCATATGGGAATTTATGGATACACTCTGCCAACTACACCTCTATTAAATAAATTAGAAAAAAGAGGAAATCTGTTTAAATTCAGTGATGTAATAAGTGCTCATGGGCAAACAATTCCTTCTGTAAAGAAAATGATTACTTTCTATAATGGAGAGAGTGAAAAAGAGTGGTATCAGTATAACAATATAATAGACATTATGAAAAAAGCTGGATATAAAACATATTGGTTTTCTAATCAGGAATCAAAAGGGTTATTTGGAAACTTACCAGCAGCTTATGGAAATAGAAGTGATGTTGTTTTATTTAATGCCAACAGAGATAGTGATCAGGAAGTATATGATGTTTATGATGAGCAAATTGTAAAAAAATCAATAGACAAGATAGGAAAAGATAGTAAGAATTATGTTATATATCATCTGCTAGGAACCCATAAAGCTTATAAAAACAGATATCCTCAAGAGTTTTCAAAATTTAATATTGATGATTATAAAAATACAAAATATGAAGATGAACAAAAGGAAACTGTATCTGAGTATGATAATGCAGTACTATACAACGACTTTGTTGTAAATAGTATAATTGATATTTTTAAAGATAAAGATGCAATAGTTATTTATCTGTCAGACCATGGAGAAGAGGTATATGATTTTAGAGATCTTGCAGATCATGGT
Protein-coding regions in this window:
- a CDS encoding DUF6625 family protein, coding for MKKCLIVPYFGNFTNYFQLTLNSCGKNSDFDWLIFTDNKKDYNYPKNVKLYRMEFSQFKELVQNKFDFKISLEKPYKLCDFKPAFGYILSDYLKEYDWWGYCDLDVIFGKLSNFITEEMLEKYKKIFVFGHFTLMKNEKKVNELFKASLNGIELHKEVFQTDKSCFFDETWGGNRTINNIFKSQRLPIFTTNYSADIYPNKVEFISIKSDVSGNKIRREKWIRSFFIYDNGHIMRYFIQGKELVKKEYMYIHLQKRKMKLDSLKNIDRYKIIPNLFTNIECDNINRESFKKIAYRNINLDYILLKIKHHYISKRLRVLKKSINKKLNKLIQK
- a CDS encoding lipopolysaccharide core heptose(II) kinase RfaY; its protein translation is MKLLKKVSNDFSLFSIDERGFNLLDKILNKEFVVHKEYKNDKRTYVAKVEMDGNNYLLKVFYPRTVLKKMMTFVKKGESLKTLENITFFREKGVKELVPCIGSMEKREKGVITEEVLLMEFCEGRRPKTVDDFQKIINVLGKIFDLGRYHGDCNPGNFLIDGNGEVRVIDTKLKKMYFGNYRRHFDFLVLKKYLPKKIEYPYNKNIFYLFAVLVRKIRDKKNDYHEKKGEKNDSTGK
- a CDS encoding sulfatase-like hydrolase/transferase, translated to MRNILEKITAKMEDFLHENLMFILLISIFNYLGYASSRYIFGKYMYSSILNKGFKLIFGYLNITLFFILIFFMVFLLSKKVSKFIMRLFFLLSLFLFIIDAFLMSKFHLIINGTTVQILAETNNSESMEFLKSNISIGSIVLIFILFFLCYLIPKIKVNIRSKKVLLVIAVLSFAQIFGIKSNLRALPIQRLADGISIAKENKRIYEELKNKINNDVEIVENNSKIPNVVFIIGESTTRNHMGIYGYTLPTTPLLNKLEKRGNLFKFSDVISAHGQTIPSVKKMITFYNGESEKEWYQYNNIIDIMKKAGYKTYWFSNQESKGLFGNLPAAYGNRSDVVLFNANRDSDQEVYDVYDEQIVKKSIDKIGKDSKNYVIYHLLGTHKAYKNRYPQEFSKFNIDDYKNTKYEDEQKETVSEYDNAVLYNDFVVNSIIDIFKDKDAIVIYLSDHGEEVYDFRDLADHGEGNISHYMVEIPFLIYVSDKFKENYPEKVEKIKKAVSRPYMTDDVIHTILDISDIKTTEYDPTRSVINDKFILRDRKIHEKSYDNYWKTLN
- a CDS encoding O-antigen ligase family protein; the protein is MTVLENKKLAYRIGEIGVYLYTLSLMVSKVGINISLGLMLLGLIGIVIKKEKLTFIKEEKIIFLFLILLPIFSLLSPGGVKSFSIAFQKNYRYLGIFLIPIFLTNKEILKKTVGLVSISFIICFVNAMKVYKDLGWNMASRFASFSENTLNEAHMLAMLSMFFFVIFIYSLKNCQIKIRIYNFIIFILSMVALVLSQGRGAWIATVGSFIFILILLIRENKKAVFVFLAVFLLLGGITQTDTFKNNQYVQRIKSIKDIDNDSPKIRLLMWEGAANIFKKNPVFGVGRDNSGKYYLDYFEKTGSYSKVHDGASLKRIAIAGNAHSMYFTSLCEEGLLAFVFVAMLAYIFYEEVALYRKSKDNLFIHYVIIAVTGMLVAFCIGGLTEDSWREIWKSNTLCWGIGLYIAIKKNYLNLKK
- a CDS encoding glycosyltransferase, whose product is MKVVFNTDSLIMGGSEKLAMQYVKYLAKEFDVLLLINEDNGDEGNILLKEIPENVDYSFVVDKSIIAKINKYRKLKNKNFLYKIPYNYFMKQRRKNYRKNIKKILETLDYDVFIDFACKLPCDLANKKTITWLHTNMENMRKKHYYEKKFKKSQKVVVITENMKKQFKEAFPDIPNVEMLYNPFDIEEIRREAINSENMSSQDLEYIKDKYILSCSRLDKNKDIESLILAFKGIKNKIDEKLYIIGDGPERHNLENLVKELRLEDRIVFLGTKVNPYIWMKNSDLFVHSSKEEGFGMVLVEALINECVVVATDCPVGPREILDNGKYGILTPVGDVEKMSSSILRGLNDKELRKQLKELSHERITKFSDSEIFKQLRKLILIKE
- a CDS encoding glycosyltransferase; the protein is MINLVFYVDVLVVGGIEKVLIELLKNIDSTKFKVTLLIGYKMDELEKLKGDIPENINVEYVFHESFYTSLKKKKIMGRLNKLEKVLFESYSWLRKLVLKNRIKKMIKDKDILIDYDMTLSPFINELNIKKAAFCHFSLKNYNRGIKRRQIRLGKRLALYNKVFVISGEMEKEAIEMFPFLSDKVVKLYNSFNIDKIKEKAATPVEVKHKYILAIGRLEETQKDFATLIKGYAQVANLIDEKLYIIGDGRHKEILQNLAKELGIEDKVVFLGFISNPYPYIKRASLFIHSSKFEGLPTVLIEALILEKIIIATDCPTGPKEILNNGKNGILVNVGAPDEISLGIKKVLLDREDTSEYIKNMRIWVDEFDSKKVLKKFENIITNDL
- a CDS encoding Mn2+dependent serine/threonine protein kinase; this encodes MEVINKHKHSHVYYNRETDEFVKLFFPKFSKKIKYFFQLRKYPGHNFKYINDELNKIGILTAEIVSYDKYSVTTKNLHGPTMEKFIKDDLEHPLVEEFIKIAVKILKSGFYNGDFAFRNFIIKDNKIYAIDLEDYRKERFFTHDINYAIKRLGNQLPKPVAEKIKEELTCSR
- a CDS encoding polysaccharide deacetylase family protein; translated protein: MRKKEIPVLMYHQFKDKKDDTVKIKSFVTAKEFERQLKILKFLGYETITFRDLEKIGLENRDRRKYIILTVDDGYKDNYEIMFPLLKKYNMKAVIFLVSDLKYNKWDVEKYGEEKLHLMDENEVREMISSGLIEFGGHTCNHCDFFDVGIEEAKKEIFDNKTALENKYNIKLTTFAYPYGHLNEDVKSLVKEAGYKFAVSTNTGSGNIDDDRYEIRRSGIDRTSLFDFLRKISYRYSIYKGQKWLKKTK